One Peromyscus leucopus breed LL Stock chromosome 4, UCI_PerLeu_2.1, whole genome shotgun sequence genomic region harbors:
- the Acvr1 gene encoding activin receptor type-1, whose translation MVDGVMILPVLMVMAFPSPSLEDEKPKVNSKLYMCVCEGLSCGNEDHCEGQQCFSSLSINDGFHVYQKGCFQVYEQGKMTCKTPPSPGQAVECCQGDWCNRNITAQLPTKGKSFPGSQNFHLEVGLIILSVVFAVCLLACLLGVALRKFKRRNQERLNPRDVEYGTIEGLITTNVGDSTLAELLDHSCTSGSGSGLPFLVQRTVARQITLLECVGKGRYGEVWRGSWQGENVAVKIFSSRDEKSWFRETELYNTVMLRHENILGFIASDMTSRHSSTQLWLITHYHEMGSLYDYLQLTTLDTVSCLRIVLSIASGLAHLHIEIFGTQGKSAIAHRDLKSKNILVKKNGQCCIADLGLAVMHSQSTNQLDVGNNPRVGTKRYMAPEVLDETIQVDCFDSYKRVDIWAFGLVLWEVARRMVSNGIVEDYKPPFYDVVPNDPSFEDMRKVVCVDQQRPNIPNRWFSDPTLTSLAKLMKECWYQNPSARLTALRIKKTLTKIDNSLDKLKTDC comes from the exons ATGAGAAGCCCAAAGTCAACTCGAAActttacatgtgtgtttgtgagggcCTCTCCTGTGGGAACGAGGACCACTGTGAGGGCCAGCAGTGTTTTTCATCTCTGAGCATCAACGATGGCTTCCACGTCTACCAGAAGGGCTGCTTTCAGGTTTATGAGCAGGGGAAGATGACGTGTAAGACCCCTCCATCACCTGGCCAAGCTGTGGAATGTTGCCAAGGGGATTGGTGTAACAGGAACATCACAGCTCAGCTGCCCACTAAAG GGAAATCCTTCCCTGGATCACAGAACTTCCATCTCGAAGTCGGCCTTATTATCCTCTCCGTGGTGTTTGCAGTATGTCTTTTAGCTTGCCTCCTTGGAGTTGCTCTCAGGAAGTTTAAAAGACGCAACCAAGAACGCCTCAACCCCAGAGATGTGGAATATGGTACCATCGAAGGGCTTATCACCACCAATGTTGGGGACAGCACTTTAGCG GAATTACTGGATCACTCGTGTACATCGGGAAGTGGTTCTGGTCTTCCTTTTCTGGTTCAGAGAACTGTGGCTCGCCAGATTACCCTGTTGGAGTGTGTTG GGAAGGGCCGCTATGGAGAAGTTTGGAGGGGCAGCTGGCAAGGAGAAAACGTTGCCGTAAAGATCTTCTCCTCCCGCGATGAGAAATCGTGGTTCAGGGAAACAGAATTGTACAACACTGTGATGCTGAGGCATGAAAACATTTTAG GTTTCATCGCTTCAGACATGACGTCCAGACACTCCAGTACGCAGCTGTGGCTCATCACACATTACCATGAAATGGGGTCTTTGTATGACTACCTTCAGCTCACCACTCTGGATACAGTTAGCTGCCTTCGGATCGTGCTGTCCATAGCTAGTGGGCTTGCGCATTTGCACATAGAGATATTTGGGACCCAAGGGAAGTCAGCTATTGCCCACCGAGACCTAAAGAGCAAAAACATCCTGgtgaagaagaatggacagtGCTGCATAGCGGATTTGG GTCTGGCAGTCATGCATTCCCAGAGCACCAATCAGCTTGACGTGGGAAACAACCCCCGTGTGGGGACCAAGCGCTACATGGCTCCTGAAGTTCTAGATGAAACCATCCAAGTGGATTGCTTTGATTCTTACAAGAGGGTCGATATTTGGGCCTTTGGCCTTGTTCTGTGGGAAGTGGCCAGGCGGATGGTGAGCAATG GTATAGTGGAAGATTACAAACCACCATTCTATGATGTCGTTCCCAATGACCCAAGTTTTGAAGATATGAGGAAAGTTGTCTGTGTGGATCAACAGAGGCCAAACATACCCAACAGATGGTTCTCAGACCCA aCATTAACATCTTTGGCGAAGCTGATGAAAGAATGCTGGTATCAGAATCCATCTGCAAGACTCACAGCTCTGCGTATCAAAAAGACTTTGACCAAAATCGATAATTCCCTAGACAAATTAAAAACTGACTGTTGA